From a region of the Actinomadura luzonensis genome:
- a CDS encoding bifunctional metallophosphatase/5'-nucleotidase — MQTKKLALAGAATLTALALVALPAEAGPAKTVTVTVMGTSDLHSNALNWDYFKDAGYADSAGNSVGLAKVSTLVNQIRAERGADRTLLFDSGDTIQGTPLAYYYAKVEPITETGQTHPMAKAMNAIGYDAVTLGNHEFNYGLPLLATWIKQMKAPVLGANAVRDRSGLPAYQPFVIKTMKVAGEKPVKVGVLGLTNPGVAIWDKANVEGKLRFTDLVESARKWVPVIRGLGADVVVVTAHAGDNGMSSYGGDLPVENASAMVAEQVPGVDAVLFGHAHNDVPQRFVTNKVTGQQVLLTEPGKWGQRLSRLDFQLTKQRGGWAVTGKSSTTINTNTVAEDPKIVALLKPQHDTTVGYVNKVVAKSAQELSAAESPYKDTPILDYIQQVQTETVKQALPDNTLPVLSIAAPFSRSAVFPAGDIRVRDVAGLYVYDNTLLAIKLTGAQLKDYLEYSAKYFNQLAPGDPVDVTKLTNAAGTPDYNYDQLSGVSYDIDVSKPVGQRVANLTHDGQPVPADKEFVVAINNYRQSGGGGFPHVTTAPVLYNAQVEIRQALIEHATAEGTIDPAGFAVQNWRLTRDGVPLF; from the coding sequence ATGCAGACCAAGAAGCTCGCCCTCGCCGGGGCCGCCACGCTGACCGCGCTGGCCCTGGTGGCGCTCCCCGCCGAGGCCGGGCCCGCGAAGACGGTCACCGTCACCGTCATGGGCACCTCCGACCTCCACAGCAACGCCCTGAACTGGGACTACTTCAAGGACGCCGGCTACGCCGACAGCGCCGGCAACAGCGTCGGCCTGGCCAAGGTGTCCACCCTGGTCAACCAGATCAGGGCCGAGCGCGGGGCGGACCGCACGCTGCTGTTCGACTCCGGCGACACCATCCAGGGCACCCCGCTGGCGTACTACTACGCCAAGGTCGAGCCGATCACCGAGACCGGCCAGACCCACCCGATGGCCAAGGCCATGAACGCCATCGGCTACGACGCCGTGACCCTGGGCAACCACGAGTTCAACTACGGTCTGCCGCTGCTCGCCACCTGGATCAAGCAGATGAAGGCCCCGGTGCTGGGCGCGAACGCGGTCCGCGACCGCTCGGGGCTGCCGGCGTACCAGCCGTTCGTCATCAAGACCATGAAGGTCGCGGGCGAGAAGCCGGTCAAGGTCGGCGTGCTCGGCCTCACCAACCCCGGCGTGGCCATCTGGGACAAGGCCAACGTCGAGGGCAAACTGCGCTTCACCGACCTGGTCGAGTCGGCGCGGAAGTGGGTGCCGGTCATCCGCGGCCTCGGCGCGGACGTGGTCGTCGTGACCGCGCACGCGGGCGACAACGGCATGTCCTCCTACGGCGGCGACCTGCCGGTCGAGAACGCCTCCGCGATGGTCGCCGAGCAGGTGCCGGGCGTGGACGCGGTGCTGTTCGGGCACGCGCACAACGACGTGCCGCAGCGCTTCGTCACCAACAAGGTCACCGGGCAGCAGGTGCTGCTGACCGAGCCGGGCAAGTGGGGCCAGCGCCTGTCCCGGCTGGACTTCCAGCTCACCAAGCAGCGCGGCGGGTGGGCGGTGACCGGCAAGTCCTCGACCACGATCAACACCAACACCGTCGCCGAGGACCCGAAGATCGTCGCGCTGCTGAAGCCGCAGCACGACACCACGGTCGGCTACGTCAACAAGGTCGTGGCCAAGTCGGCGCAGGAGCTGTCGGCGGCCGAGTCGCCGTACAAGGACACGCCGATCCTCGACTACATCCAGCAGGTGCAGACCGAGACCGTCAAGCAGGCGCTGCCGGACAACACGCTGCCGGTGTTGTCGATCGCGGCCCCGTTCAGCCGCTCGGCCGTCTTCCCCGCCGGCGACATCCGGGTCAGGGACGTCGCGGGCCTGTACGTCTACGACAACACGCTGCTGGCGATCAAGCTGACCGGCGCGCAGCTCAAGGACTACCTGGAGTACTCGGCGAAGTACTTCAACCAGCTCGCCCCCGGCGACCCGGTGGACGTGACCAAGCTGACCAACGCCGCCGGCACCCCGGACTACAACTACGACCAGCTCTCCGGCGTCTCCTACGACATCGACGTCAGCAAGCCGGTCGGGCAGCGCGTCGCGAACCTCACCCACGACGGGCAGCCGGTCCCGGCCGACAAGGAGTTCGTGGTCGCCATCAACAACTACCGCCAGTCGGGCGGCGGCGGTTTCCCGCACGTCACCACCGCCCCCGTCCTGTACAACGCGCAGGTGGAGATCCGGCAGGCGCTCATCGAGCACGCCACCGCCGAGGGCACCATCGACCCGGCTGGCTTCGCCGTCCAGAACTGGAGGCTCACCAGGGACGGCGTGCCGCTCTTCTGA